A single Streptomyces sp. Edi2 DNA region contains:
- a CDS encoding serine hydrolase domain-containing protein, protein MPKRSPRPAATAAFPSAPPVAGRRRALLRSGALAALTVLSLTACTTTPRPAGLAHEASTRPPATTRHALHRLIDDGAPGAASLTSRAGYPDARYATDGVADLRSGRTMRPRDHFRAGSLTKTLVATVVLQLVAEGRLSLHDSAAAHLPPGVPAAGDGNRSSLRRVTIRQLLDHTSGLFNYTQDPGLSQQLFGKGFGAHRYDSHTPAELLRTALGHPPTAPPGTRYAYSNTNYLVLGLVIQAVTKNPYATEIRRRILAPAHLDHTSFPGTEPVLPEPHGRAYSRAGGRRVDATSLDPSRAGAAGEMVTTLGDLNRFFAALLGGRLLAPRQMAQIRSEKGTGGAYGLGLYATRLPCGVTVWGHNGDINGSYVRTAGTADGRHIVSYRLNTDTLAHPAHGTAVLTAEFCAPRHP, encoded by the coding sequence CCGCGCGCTACTCCGTTCGGGTGCCCTCGCCGCCCTGACCGTACTCTCCCTGACGGCCTGCACCACTACGCCCCGCCCGGCCGGCCTCGCGCACGAGGCATCCACCCGGCCGCCCGCGACGACCCGGCATGCGCTGCACCGGCTGATCGACGACGGGGCCCCGGGCGCGGCCTCCCTCACCAGCCGCGCGGGGTACCCCGACGCGCGCTATGCCACGGACGGCGTGGCCGATCTGCGCAGCGGCCGCACGATGCGCCCGCGGGACCACTTCCGGGCCGGCAGCCTCACCAAAACCCTGGTCGCGACGGTCGTCCTGCAACTCGTCGCCGAGGGCCGGCTGTCCCTGCACGACAGCGCCGCCGCGCACCTCCCGCCCGGCGTGCCCGCCGCGGGAGACGGCAACCGCAGCTCACTACGCAGGGTGACGATCCGCCAGCTGCTGGACCACACGAGTGGATTGTTCAACTACACCCAGGACCCCGGGCTCTCGCAGCAGCTCTTCGGCAAGGGCTTCGGCGCCCACCGCTACGACAGCCACACCCCGGCCGAGCTGCTGCGGACCGCCCTCGGCCACCCGCCGACGGCCCCTCCGGGCACCCGCTACGCCTACTCCAACACCAACTACCTCGTGCTCGGCCTGGTCATCCAGGCGGTCACCAAAAACCCGTACGCCACGGAGATCCGCCGCCGCATCCTCGCCCCCGCCCACCTCGACCACACCTCCTTCCCCGGCACCGAACCGGTACTGCCCGAGCCGCACGGCCGTGCCTACTCCCGGGCCGGTGGCCGGCGGGTGGACGCCACCTCGCTGGACCCCAGCCGGGCGGGCGCGGCCGGCGAGATGGTCACCACCCTGGGCGATCTCAACCGCTTCTTCGCCGCGCTGCTCGGCGGCAGGCTCCTGGCGCCGCGCCAGATGGCCCAGATACGCAGCGAGAAGGGCACCGGCGGCGCATACGGCCTCGGCCTGTACGCGACCAGGCTGCCCTGCGGCGTCACGGTCTGGGGCCACAACGGCGACATCAACGGCTCCTACGTCCGGACCGCGGGCACCGCCGACGGCCGCCACATCGTCAGCTACCGCCTCAACACCGACACCCTGGCCCACCCGGCCCACGGCACCGCGGTACTGACCGCGGAGTTCTGCGCACCCCGGCACCCCTAG
- a CDS encoding glycerol-3-phosphate dehydrogenase/oxidase, which yields MKTAILGPAQRAEALARMAERELDVLVVGGGVVGAGTALDAATRGLSTGLVESRDWASGTSSRSSKLIHGGLRYLEMLDFALVREALKERGLLLERLAPHLVKPVPFLYPLQHKGWERWYAGSGVALYDMMSISSGHGRGLPHHRHLSHKRALQVAPCLKKDALVGALQYYDAQMDDARYVATMVRTAAAYDAQVANRARVVGFLREGERVVGARVQDVEGGGEYEIRAQQVVNATGVWTDDTQALIGERGQFHVRASKGIHLVVPKDRIHSTTGLILRTEKSVLFVIPWGRHWIVGTTDTEWNLDKAHPAASSADIDYLLEHVNAVLATPLTRDDVEGVYAGLRPLLAGESDATSKLSREHTVAHPVPGLVVVAGGKYTTYRVMAKDAVDEAVHGLDQRVAESVTEDIPLVGAEGYRALWNARARIAARAGLHVARIEHLLNRYGSLTEELLELVVADPSLGEPLAAADDYLRAEAVYACTHEGARHLDDVLTRRTRISIETFDRGTRSAREVAELIAPALGWDDDQIEKEITHYRKRVEAERESQRQPDDLTADAARLGAPDIVPL from the coding sequence GTGAAGACAGCGATACTGGGACCGGCGCAGCGGGCCGAGGCGCTCGCTCGAATGGCGGAGCGGGAGCTGGACGTTCTGGTGGTCGGCGGCGGAGTCGTCGGCGCGGGGACGGCTCTGGACGCCGCGACCCGCGGCCTGTCCACCGGACTCGTCGAGTCGCGCGACTGGGCCTCGGGCACCTCCAGCCGGTCGAGCAAGCTCATCCACGGCGGTCTGCGGTATCTGGAAATGCTGGACTTCGCGCTGGTGCGGGAGGCGCTGAAGGAGCGGGGGCTGCTGCTGGAGCGGCTGGCGCCGCATCTGGTCAAGCCGGTGCCGTTTCTGTATCCGCTGCAGCACAAGGGCTGGGAGCGCTGGTACGCGGGCAGTGGTGTGGCGCTGTACGACATGATGTCCATCTCGTCGGGCCACGGCCGCGGACTGCCCCACCACCGGCATCTCTCCCACAAGCGGGCCCTGCAGGTGGCGCCCTGTCTGAAGAAGGACGCGCTGGTCGGCGCGCTGCAGTACTACGACGCGCAGATGGACGACGCCCGCTATGTGGCGACGATGGTGCGGACCGCGGCCGCCTACGACGCGCAGGTCGCCAACCGGGCGCGGGTGGTGGGCTTTCTGCGCGAGGGCGAGCGGGTGGTCGGCGCGCGGGTGCAGGACGTCGAGGGCGGCGGCGAGTACGAGATCCGGGCCCAGCAGGTCGTCAATGCCACCGGGGTGTGGACGGATGACACCCAGGCGCTGATCGGGGAGCGCGGGCAGTTCCATGTCCGGGCGTCGAAGGGGATCCACCTGGTCGTCCCCAAGGACCGGATCCATTCGACGACCGGGCTGATCCTGCGGACGGAGAAGAGCGTCCTGTTCGTCATCCCGTGGGGGCGGCACTGGATCGTGGGGACGACCGACACGGAATGGAATCTGGACAAGGCGCACCCGGCGGCCTCCAGCGCGGATATCGACTATCTGCTGGAGCATGTGAATGCGGTGCTGGCGACTCCGCTGACCAGGGACGACGTGGAGGGGGTGTACGCGGGTTTGCGTCCGCTGCTGGCCGGGGAGTCGGATGCCACCAGCAAGCTGTCGCGGGAGCACACCGTCGCCCATCCGGTGCCGGGACTGGTGGTGGTCGCGGGCGGCAAGTACACGACGTACCGGGTGATGGCGAAGGACGCGGTGGACGAGGCGGTGCACGGCCTCGACCAGCGGGTCGCGGAGAGCGTCACCGAGGACATTCCGCTGGTCGGAGCCGAGGGCTACCGGGCGCTGTGGAACGCGCGGGCCCGGATCGCGGCCCGCGCCGGACTCCATGTGGCGCGCATCGAGCATCTGTTGAACCGGTACGGCTCGCTGACCGAGGAGCTGCTGGAGCTGGTGGTGGCCGATCCTTCGCTGGGTGAACCGCTGGCGGCCGCGGACGACTATCTGCGGGCCGAGGCGGTCTACGCCTGCACGCACGAGGGCGCCCGCCATCTCGACGACGTACTGACCCGGCGCACCCGCATCTCCATCGAGACCTTCGACCGGGGCACGCGCAGCGCCCGCGAGGTGGCCGAGCTGATCGCCCCCGCGCTGGGCTGGGACGACGACCAGATCGAGAAGGAGATCACGCACTACCGCAAGCGGGTCGAGGCGGAGCGCGAATCCCAGCGGCAGCCGGACGATCTGACGGCGGATGCGGCGCGGCTGGGGGCTCCGGACATCGTGCCGTTGTAG